The proteins below come from a single Balaenoptera acutorostrata chromosome 2, mBalAcu1.1, whole genome shotgun sequence genomic window:
- the CNOT8 gene encoding CCR4-NOT transcription complex subunit 8, translating to MPAALVENSQVICEVWASNLEEEMRKIREIVLSYSYIAMDTEFPGVVVRPIGEFRSSIDYQYQLLRCNVDLLKIIQLGLTFTNEKGEYPSGINTWQFNFKFNLTEDMYSQDSIDLLANSGLQFQKHEEEGIDTLHFAELLMTSGVVLCDNVKWLSFHSGYDFGYMVKLLTDSRLPEEEHEFFHILNLFFPSIYDVKYLMKSCKNLKGGLQEVADQLDLQRIGRQHQAGSDSLLTGMAFFRMKELFFEDSIDDAKYCGRLYGLGTGVAQKQNEDVDSAQEKMSILAIISNMQQ from the exons ATGCCTGCGGCACTTGTGGAGAACAGCCAGGTCATCTGTGAAGTCTGGGCCAGCAATCTAGAAGAAGAGATGAGGAAGATCCGAGAAATCGTGCTCAGTTACAGTTATATTGCCATG gaCACAGAATTTCCAGGTGTTGTGGTGCGACCCATTGGTGAATTTCGTAGTTCCATAGATTACCAGTATCAGCTTTTACGGTGCAATgttgaccttttaaaaattatccagcTGGGCCTTACATTCACGAATGAGAAGGGAGAATATCCTTCTGGAATCAACACTTGGCAGTTCAACTTCAAATTCAACCTTAC AGAGGACATGTACTCCCAGGATTCCATAGATCTCCTTGCTAACTCAGGACTGCAGTTTCAGAAGCATGAAGAGGAAGGGATTGACACATTGCACTTTGCAGAGCTGCTTATGACATCAGGAGTGGTTCTCTGTGACAATGTCAAATGGCTTTCATTTCACAG TGGCTATGACTTTGGCTACATGGTAAAGTTACTTACGGATTCTCGTTTGCCAGAAGAGGAACATGAATTCTTTCACATTCTGAACCTTTTCTTCCCATCCATTTATGATGTGAAATACCTGatgaaaagttgcaaaaatcTTAAG GGAGGTCTTCAGGAAGTTGCTGATCAGTTGGATTTGCAGAGAATTGGAAGGCAGCACCAGGCAGGCTCAGACTCACTGCTAACGGGAATGGCATTCTTCAGGATGAAAGAG TTGTTTTTTGAGGACAGTATTGACGATGCCAAGTACTGTGGGCGGCTCTATGGCCTGGGCACGGGAGTGGCCCAGAAGCAGAACGAGGACGTGGACTCTGCCCAGGAGAAGATGAGCATCCTGGCGATCATCAGCAACATGCAGCAGTGA